Genomic window (Candidatus Binatia bacterium):
GGGCTGGCGGCGCGGCTTTGCCATTCCGGAGCCGCGGCGCACGCAGGTATTGGAGACGGCGGCCACGTTAGGGTTTCCCGCGCGCATGCCGGAGCGCTGGATCGACTCGCGGCCGGCAAGCGCGGTAGCGCTTGCGCTGAACAGTTCGGCGGAGGAGACGGCGTGGCGTACGCGGATATGGCGGGCGGTGTTCGAAGAAGGGTGCGATCTCGCCGATCCCGGCGACGTACCGCGTCTCGCCGCCGACATCGGCATCGCTGCGGGCGACTGCACGTCGCCGGAGGCGCTGGCCCGGGTCGAGGCGGAAACCCGGGCCGCCTACGATGCCCACGTCAACGCCGTACCGACGTTCATGCTCGGCAACTGGCCCTTCAGCGGAATTCAGGAGGCGGACACCATGCGTGCCATCTTCGCGCGTTGGACCCGTCGCCTCCGCGACGAGCAGGAGCATTGACAACGCGCCGTTGGAACGGCGACTCTCGCCACGGCAACGCAGAGAACCGACCGGGTCCCAGCGTCTCGGCCCACATTTCCCCACTCCGTACACGTACTCAGCGAAGCGGTACACGTACTCGTACACGGACCGAGGGCGCGCAGCGATGAAGTTGGACCACGACCGGTTGGACGTCTACGGGGAAGTGGCCGTGTACGTGTACGTGTACGAGTACGCGTACGGAGGAGAGGCCG
Coding sequences:
- a CDS encoding DsbA family protein — encoded protein: MGVRVYYDYASVLSYVAHRVMGQLADDLDLLEIDLVWRPIDLTRITGWRRGFAIPEPRRTQVLETAATLGFPARMPERWIDSRPASAVALALNSSAEETAWRTRIWRAVFEEGCDLADPGDVPRLAADIGIAAGDCTSPEALARVEAETRAAYDAHVNAVPTFMLGNWPFSGIQEADTMRAIFARWTRRLRDEQEH